The Paenibacillus amylolyticus genome contains the following window.
GACACTTCCCGTTCATCAACTTCATTCGATTTTCCTGCTTTACGTGGCATAGTCTCAATCGAAATCATAAACACTGCTCTGAAATCCAATCCCTTAGCACTGTCTATTGTCAGAACTTTAATACTTTCCTCTTCCCGATTAAAGTTCTTTTTAGATAGGTCATTCTGGGTCACCCAATTATACGGTAGATGATTTTCGTTCAGAGCTTTTCCCAATTCTTCGATACTGTTGACTTGATTAGACTCCTGTACCCTGTACAAAATAGCAATGTCCTTCAGAGGGAACGATTTTTCACGCCGTAAATAGTCTATCGATTTGGCAACAAACGCCATCTCTGCTTGTGTACTTTTACTGCGATAAATTAGAGGCTCTGGACCTTTACGGTTCGTGAACTGAGGCGGTATAATCTCAATTGCATCAGCCCCGGTGCTGATGACTTTCTGTTGCAACTTGGACTGTTCTTTATAGAAATCCCACGCAAATTGAACAATCTGTGCTGTATTCCTGTAGTTGATTGTTAGTATCTTGGAACGTCCCCGGAAGTCTAATCCTGTATCTTGAGCCAAGCTATTTTTTCGTTTAAAAATGGTTTGCGCCCGATCCTCCACAAGCAGCAGCGACTGCGTCTCCTCATTGAGGCATGCGCTCACAAGCTTCAGCCAATCCGCATCAAAGTCCTGACCCTCATCGATTAATATGGCATCATACTTCGGCAATTCTTGTAGTCCTTGGGAGATTTTTTCCATCAAGACCGGCAGTTTCCTGTCCATGATTCGAAATTGCTGCCCGAGCCACGAATGAAAGGTGCTTACCTGAATATTAGACTCATGTGAAGAAAGCACATCCTGATCCTTAAAATCAAACAAGTCTTCAGGCTCAGCCATCTTCTGTACAATAGCTTGCCTTAAGTATTGGGACAAGGTTGAGCCGTAGCATAGCACAAGAATATTCCAGTCTGGATTGGCCTTGGCCAGCATCCTTGCCCGACTGACGAGTACCAGCGTTTTACCACTCCCCGCGACTCCGCGGATTAAACGATGTTTGTCTCCAACCTGCTTCGCCATTTTTTCCTGATGTAGATCCATCGTCTTAATGTTATGCAAGGATAATAACAGCTGGTCCTGATGAGGCACAATCTCTTTGCATTCTGCACTAATCCGTACTTCAGGAAACAGATGGTAGCGAATTGCCTGTATATCTTCATTGGTCAAGCTATATCGGTTCCGGGTCGGCACCGTGAACATATGTAATAACTTCTCAATCAAAATCTCTTCTGAAAAATCTTCATCCTCTGGGTCCATCTCTTCTCTGGTCAACACAAATACAGGATCGATCACGCTATACAAATCCATACGGAGAAAATCTTGCTGCTTCAGGCGAGTAAAGACAACACCATACCCGTAATTAAATTTCAAGTATCCTGGCGTTCCCTCTTTAATCAAATTCTTGTCCTTCTTTAATTGATCCGCAATGAGGAACGCGTAGTCTCTCGCCTGCTTCAGCGGACTACGGGCAGTAACTGTCTCCCCTGCCGTATTGCGCAACGTCCATTCGTCCCGGTTTACCTTATGTAGCGTCCCTTTGGTATAATCTTTCACTTCTAGTACGAGCAAACCTAAATCTGGCCCGATAATGACAAAATCCGGTCTTCTTCCACGAATCTCAGGTTCATAATATACGATATAGTCTTTTGGGAGGTGTTTCTTCAAAGTATCAAATAATAGTCTTTCTCCTGCTGTCGCTTTCTTGGGGATAGCTTCTGGTACTGTATTTGCCATGTAAATCGCTCCTAATTCTAGTTATCTAAACTTGCTATAGCTTCATTATCTACTAAAAAACCACAATTTTCCACATTTAAAATTCACAGTTACGAAAGCATTTAAAAAACCATCCTTTCTTCCTAGTACTTTTGTATTAATATAT
Protein-coding sequences here:
- a CDS encoding nuclease-related domain-containing DEAD/DEAH box helicase: MANTVPEAIPKKATAGERLLFDTLKKHLPKDYIVYYEPEIRGRRPDFVIIGPDLGLLVLEVKDYTKGTLHKVNRDEWTLRNTAGETVTARSPLKQARDYAFLIADQLKKDKNLIKEGTPGYLKFNYGYGVVFTRLKQQDFLRMDLYSVIDPVFVLTREEMDPEDEDFSEEILIEKLLHMFTVPTRNRYSLTNEDIQAIRYHLFPEVRISAECKEIVPHQDQLLLSLHNIKTMDLHQEKMAKQVGDKHRLIRGVAGSGKTLVLVSRARMLAKANPDWNILVLCYGSTLSQYLRQAIVQKMAEPEDLFDFKDQDVLSSHESNIQVSTFHSWLGQQFRIMDRKLPVLMEKISQGLQELPKYDAILIDEGQDFDADWLKLVSACLNEETQSLLLVEDRAQTIFKRKNSLAQDTGLDFRGRSKILTINYRNTAQIVQFAWDFYKEQSKLQQKVISTGADAIEIIPPQFTNRKGPEPLIYRSKSTQAEMAFVAKSIDYLRREKSFPLKDIAILYRVQESNQVNSIEELGKALNENHLPYNWVTQNDLSKKNFNREEESIKVLTIDSAKGLDFRAVFMISIETMPRKAGKSNEVDEREVSRFYIGMTRALEWLFLSYSGESQFTRYLDEVQRQRMDKQAIL